In one Pseudomonas sp. R84 genomic region, the following are encoded:
- a CDS encoding flagellar protein FlaG, which translates to MDMSVKLNVSYPAPKPATPVADKPSETPKVAKADAPVADRKSQDTDDAKLKLAVQEIEKFVQSIKRNLEFSIDEHSGKVIVKVIASETGEVVRQIPSAEALKLADSLANASHVLFDAKV; encoded by the coding sequence ATGGACATGAGCGTAAAGCTTAACGTGTCTTATCCGGCTCCCAAGCCAGCGACCCCTGTTGCTGACAAGCCGTCAGAGACGCCAAAAGTTGCGAAGGCCGATGCTCCGGTTGCTGACCGCAAAAGTCAGGACACGGATGACGCCAAGTTGAAACTGGCTGTGCAGGAGATCGAGAAGTTCGTTCAATCGATCAAGCGCAATCTGGAGTTCTCGATCGATGAGCATTCCGGTAAGGTCATCGTCAAGGTGATCGCAAGCGAGACGGGTGAGGTCGTTCGACAGATTCCCTCCGCAGAAGCCCTCAAGCTGGCAGACAGCCTCGCCAATGCGAGCCACGTTCTGTTCGACGCCAAAGTCTGA
- a CDS encoding 6-hydroxymethylpterin diphosphokinase MptE-like protein has translation MSEFFQANAEVLQRRWPALFERLMAEDSAAVPAQLVEGHGSTLSINGIQLTSRHDRLHEARTQAASLPEKAQLHVYGTGLGDLPGVLLEREGLQRLYVHILNGALFALVVQLLDQREWLDDPRVELFYAGDHADFFTPFFALPAEMLLADDFNAKVRDRLVSEVHLSFNNRDFDPQSPEIQQRLQACLPVLLADADVAQLFGTCVGREIYVIATGPTLEQHYQRLAAIRQRAERPLFICVDTAYRPLREHGIVPDLVVSIDQRISFRHLPFEESDCIPLVYLPMSDPAVLKAWKGKRYGGYSASPIYANLREQHPRAQLHVGGSVIHPAVDLAVKMGAASITLFGADFAFPMNKTHAGWNDGELGPSVNQARHWVRDGHGQRVSTQLNFRGYLCVLERYIAAHPQVGFLNSSRGGALIAGTAFNPEFVQ, from the coding sequence ATGAGCGAGTTTTTCCAAGCCAATGCCGAGGTGTTGCAACGGCGCTGGCCGGCGCTGTTCGAGCGACTGATGGCTGAAGACAGTGCGGCCGTTCCAGCTCAATTGGTTGAGGGGCATGGCTCGACGCTGAGCATCAACGGCATTCAACTCACCAGCCGCCATGACCGCCTCCATGAAGCGCGGACTCAGGCGGCCAGCCTGCCAGAAAAAGCACAATTGCATGTTTATGGCACGGGCCTCGGTGATTTGCCCGGGGTGCTGCTTGAACGCGAAGGGCTGCAACGCTTGTACGTGCACATCCTTAACGGCGCGTTGTTTGCGCTGGTGGTGCAACTGCTTGATCAGCGTGAATGGCTGGACGATCCGCGCGTCGAGTTGTTTTATGCCGGTGATCACGCGGATTTTTTCACGCCGTTTTTTGCCTTGCCCGCCGAGATGCTGCTGGCCGATGACTTCAACGCGAAAGTCCGTGATCGCTTGGTCAGTGAAGTGCACCTGAGTTTCAACAATCGGGATTTCGATCCGCAGTCGCCGGAGATTCAACAGCGTTTGCAGGCGTGCCTGCCTGTACTGCTCGCCGATGCGGATGTGGCGCAGTTGTTCGGCACGTGTGTGGGTCGGGAAATCTATGTGATCGCCACCGGGCCGACACTGGAGCAGCATTACCAGCGTCTCGCTGCAATCCGCCAGCGCGCCGAACGCCCGCTATTCATCTGTGTCGACACTGCGTATCGACCGCTGCGCGAACACGGGATTGTGCCTGATCTGGTGGTGAGCATTGATCAGCGCATCAGTTTTCGTCATCTGCCCTTCGAAGAGTCCGACTGCATCCCGCTGGTGTATCTGCCGATGAGCGATCCGGCGGTGTTGAAGGCGTGGAAGGGCAAACGTTACGGTGGTTATTCCGCAAGTCCGATCTACGCGAACTTGCGTGAGCAGCATCCGCGAGCGCAGTTGCACGTTGGCGGCAGTGTGATTCACCCGGCGGTGGATCTGGCGGTAAAGATGGGGGCCGCCAGCATTACGCTGTTTGGCGCTGACTTCGCTTTTCCGATGAACAAGACCCATGCCGGCTGGAACGACGGCGAGCTGGGGCCGTCGGTGAATCAGGCGCGGCATTGGGTGCGCGATGGCCATGGCCAACGGGTCAGCACGCAACTCAATTTTCGCGGTTATCTGTGCGTGCTGGAGCGCTACATCGCTGCGCATCCACAGGTCGGGTTTCTCAACAGCAGCCGCGGCGGGGCGCTGATCGCCGGAACCGCTTTCAATCCGGAGTTTGTGCAATGA
- a CDS encoding flagellin domain-containing protein: MALTVNTNTTSLNVQKNLNRASDALSTSMQRLSSGLKINSAKDDAAGLQISNRMSSQIRGNTQAIQNANDGISVAQTAEGALQATTDILQRMRELAVKARNGTNGTADQTATNAEFAQMSDEITRISASTNLNGKNLLDGSAGTVTLQVGANTGSANHIDLVLSSKFDAVSLSVGSGTLSLTGASVSGAATNIDSAITAIDAAIAAIGSTRASLGASQNRLTSTIQNLQNITENTTAAQGRVQDTDFAAETANLTKQQTLQQASTSVLAQANQLPSAVLKLLQ, translated from the coding sequence ATGGCTTTAACAGTAAACACCAACACTACGTCGTTGAACGTTCAGAAAAACCTGAACCGCGCTTCCGACGCTCTGTCGACTTCGATGCAGCGCCTGTCTTCCGGCCTGAAAATCAACAGCGCTAAAGACGACGCCGCTGGCCTGCAAATCTCCAACCGTATGTCTTCCCAGATCCGCGGTAACACCCAGGCTATCCAGAACGCCAACGACGGTATCTCCGTAGCTCAGACCGCTGAAGGCGCTCTGCAAGCCACTACCGACATTCTGCAGCGTATGCGTGAACTGGCTGTTAAAGCACGTAACGGTACCAACGGCACTGCTGACCAGACCGCTACCAACGCTGAATTCGCTCAGATGTCTGACGAAATCACCCGTATCTCGGCTTCGACCAACCTGAACGGCAAAAACCTGCTGGACGGTTCGGCTGGTACTGTGACCCTGCAAGTGGGCGCAAACACCGGTTCGGCTAACCACATCGACCTGGTACTGAGCTCCAAGTTCGACGCAGTAAGCCTGTCGGTAGGCAGCGGTACTCTGTCCCTGACCGGTGCTAGCGTTTCTGGCGCTGCTACCAACATCGACAGCGCTATCACTGCAATCGACGCCGCTATCGCTGCAATCGGTTCGACTCGTGCCAGCCTGGGTGCTTCGCAAAACCGTCTGACCAGCACCATCCAGAACTTGCAGAACATCACCGAGAACACCACTGCTGCACAAGGTCGCGTACAAGATACCGACTTCGCCGCAGAGACTGCTAACCTGACCAAGCAGCAAACCCTGCAACAGGCTTCGACCTCTGTTCTGGCTCAAGCCAACCAACTGCCTTCCGCTGTACTGAAGCTGCTTCAGTAA
- the fliD gene encoding flagellar filament capping protein FliD: MASPILPGSGLGSGLDIGAIVTALVNADKSAKQTQIDTQTKTNSLKISGVGSLKSALAAYQKAMTDLNKASSPAFAGFTATSDTPTIVGATSDKTAVPGTYSVVVKNLATGSKVASAAFAGGAASAIPSGTLKISQNGIDYNVAIPANATLQSTRDAINTAQASNGISANIVTDSSGSSRLVLSSNKTGAGMDLQVSGIAGLEIDGTQEMGDNPAAGASGAVGKVAKDANLTIDGLAVSSKTNTVTGAISGMTLNLVAASPVVNGTATPATVSVATNTAGIQTSLQTFIDSYNTLKKTVDTLSKATPDADGNLTVSSAFTGDALPRSLMADVRAQLTDPGAGGKGQLSVLSQMGVLTDSKTGLLTLDTAVFNKRMELPGMAGQVQQLFSGTDAKNGLLARMNAAVDPYVKTGGLLDQRSSNLTNITSALQKQQTALDLRVDNLTKTLTAKYNAMDLLVGQMKATASNITSFFSSLNAQQSAK, translated from the coding sequence ATGGCAAGTCCAATTCTACCGGGTTCCGGACTGGGTTCCGGCCTGGACATCGGCGCGATCGTGACCGCGCTGGTCAACGCCGACAAGTCTGCCAAGCAGACGCAGATCGACACTCAGACGAAAACCAACTCGCTGAAGATTTCCGGTGTCGGTTCGCTGAAAAGCGCACTGGCGGCGTATCAGAAGGCGATGACCGACCTTAATAAAGCGTCGAGCCCGGCATTTGCCGGTTTTACCGCAACGTCGGACACACCAACGATTGTCGGTGCAACATCGGACAAAACGGCCGTACCGGGTACTTACAGCGTTGTTGTGAAGAACCTGGCCACCGGCTCGAAAGTCGCCAGTGCCGCATTTGCCGGCGGTGCCGCCAGTGCTATTCCGAGTGGTACTCTGAAAATCAGTCAGAATGGCATTGATTACAATGTTGCGATTCCGGCCAATGCCACCTTGCAGTCCACGCGGGACGCGATCAACACGGCGCAGGCCAGCAACGGTATTTCCGCCAACATCGTGACCGACAGTAGCGGTTCTTCGCGCCTGGTGCTGAGCTCGAACAAGACTGGCGCCGGCATGGACCTGCAGGTCAGCGGTATCGCGGGTCTTGAGATCGATGGCACCCAGGAAATGGGTGACAACCCGGCGGCAGGCGCTTCCGGGGCGGTCGGTAAGGTGGCCAAAGATGCCAACCTCACCATTGACGGGCTGGCTGTCAGCAGCAAGACCAACACGGTAACAGGCGCAATCAGCGGCATGACGCTGAATCTGGTGGCTGCGAGCCCTGTCGTCAACGGCACGGCAACCCCGGCGACGGTTTCGGTTGCGACCAATACCGCCGGTATCCAGACGTCGCTGCAGACGTTCATCGATTCCTACAACACCCTGAAGAAAACCGTCGACACGCTGTCCAAGGCGACGCCGGACGCCGATGGCAATCTGACCGTTTCATCGGCTTTCACCGGTGATGCGCTGCCGCGCTCGTTGATGGCTGATGTGCGTGCTCAGCTGACTGATCCAGGGGCTGGTGGCAAAGGGCAATTGTCCGTGCTGTCGCAGATGGGTGTTCTGACTGACAGTAAAACCGGTTTGCTGACGCTCGACACGGCGGTGTTCAACAAGCGTATGGAACTCCCGGGCATGGCTGGTCAGGTTCAACAGCTGTTCAGTGGTACCGACGCCAAAAATGGTTTGTTGGCACGCATGAACGCGGCGGTTGATCCGTACGTCAAGACCGGTGGCCTGCTCGATCAGCGCAGTTCCAACCTGACGAACATCACCTCGGCCCTGCAAAAGCAGCAGACGGCCCTGGACTTGCGCGTCGATAACCTGACCAAGACGCTGACGGCCAAGTACAACGCCATGGACCTGCTGGTCGGGCAGATGAAAGCAACGGCGAGTAATATCACGTCGTTCTTCAGCTCCCTGAACGCTCAGCAGTCCGCGAAGTAA
- a CDS encoding ketoacyl-ACP synthase III yields the protein MIGIKSIASYVPVAGVDNYAQGAKFEKDEEFILGKIGSAFLPRKDAEQETSDLCVEAANALFASNPGLKRESIDALIVVTQNGDEEGLPHTAAIVQDKLGLPTNVAAFDISLGCSGYVYGIYAIKGFMEAAGLKNGLLITADPYSKIVDPEDRNTTMLFGDAATATWMGEDPTWALGKAKFGTDGSGAPHLKVTDGVFFMNGRQVFNFALLKVPAHLHELLDDSGLKADDIDAFCIHQGSAAIVDAVARRFEGEPEKFIKDMVETGNTVSSSIPLLLEKHVLDSDWQRIALSGFGVGLSWGSAIIYRP from the coding sequence ATGATTGGCATAAAAAGCATTGCGAGCTACGTTCCTGTAGCCGGCGTGGACAATTACGCACAAGGTGCAAAATTCGAGAAGGATGAAGAATTCATCCTTGGCAAGATCGGCTCGGCGTTCCTGCCGCGCAAAGATGCTGAACAGGAAACCTCCGATCTGTGCGTGGAAGCGGCCAATGCGCTGTTTGCCAGCAACCCTGGACTGAAACGTGAATCGATCGACGCCTTGATCGTCGTCACTCAGAACGGTGATGAAGAAGGCCTGCCGCACACCGCCGCGATCGTACAGGACAAGCTCGGTCTGCCGACCAACGTGGCGGCGTTCGACATTTCCCTGGGCTGCTCCGGTTATGTCTACGGCATCTACGCGATCAAGGGCTTCATGGAAGCCGCCGGTCTGAAGAACGGCCTGCTGATCACTGCTGACCCGTATTCGAAAATCGTCGATCCGGAAGACCGCAACACCACCATGCTGTTTGGCGATGCCGCGACCGCTACGTGGATGGGCGAAGATCCGACCTGGGCGCTGGGCAAGGCCAAGTTCGGCACTGACGGCTCAGGTGCGCCGCACTTGAAAGTCACCGATGGCGTGTTCTTCATGAACGGTCGTCAGGTCTTCAACTTCGCACTGCTCAAAGTCCCGGCACACTTGCACGAACTGCTCGATGATTCCGGTCTGAAGGCCGATGACATCGATGCGTTCTGCATTCACCAGGGCAGTGCGGCGATTGTCGATGCCGTGGCGCGGCGTTTCGAAGGCGAGCCGGAGAAGTTCATCAAGGACATGGTCGAGACCGGTAATACCGTGTCGTCGAGCATTCCGTTGCTGCTGGAAAAACACGTACTCGATTCCGACTGGCAACGTATTGCGCTGAGCGGTTTCGGTGTCGGTCTGTCGTGGGGCTCGGCGATCATCTATCGTCCTTGA